In Catenulispora sp. MAP5-51, the following proteins share a genomic window:
- a CDS encoding alpha/beta hydrolase, whose amino-acid sequence MNDINELKQYVVVHAEGQGMAPAHYRALLDRIKNDDEGAPDSWAAQWSAAGDEAAAGGRLLEAARHYAMARFPYVNGPARAQAHKESVAAFDRWRQAVGGIERLDVPLPGGVVRCWSAGLSPDRPLPLLIIMGGIVTAKEQWAPVLAQGAALGVAAVVAELPGVGENTLPYTADSWTLISGIIDAVEGRADTSQTYALAMSFSGHLALRAAVTDKRIRGVVTTGAPVRGFFTDPQWQAKVPGITVDTLAELTGVKPAEVFDHIRGWALTDEELGALRIPVAYAASKRDEIIPQSDVKLLRRKLRKLRVVQHDDVHGSPAHVAEVRQWTVWSIMRMRKAGWVKLAIIGYPLLAARLKGGRRGAGK is encoded by the coding sequence ATGAACGACATCAATGAGCTGAAGCAGTACGTGGTCGTCCACGCCGAGGGCCAGGGCATGGCGCCGGCGCACTATCGGGCGCTGCTCGACCGGATCAAGAACGACGACGAAGGCGCGCCGGATTCCTGGGCGGCCCAGTGGAGTGCCGCGGGCGACGAGGCGGCGGCCGGCGGGCGGCTGCTGGAGGCAGCGCGCCACTATGCGATGGCCCGCTTCCCGTACGTCAACGGGCCGGCGCGGGCGCAGGCGCACAAGGAGTCCGTGGCCGCGTTCGACCGGTGGCGGCAGGCGGTCGGCGGGATCGAGCGCCTGGACGTGCCGCTGCCCGGCGGCGTGGTGCGGTGCTGGTCGGCGGGGCTGTCGCCGGACCGGCCGCTGCCGCTGCTGATCATCATGGGCGGCATCGTGACGGCGAAGGAGCAGTGGGCGCCGGTGCTGGCGCAGGGTGCCGCGCTCGGTGTGGCCGCCGTGGTGGCCGAGCTGCCGGGGGTCGGTGAGAACACGCTGCCCTACACCGCTGACAGCTGGACCCTGATATCGGGGATCATCGACGCGGTCGAGGGGCGCGCCGACACGTCCCAGACGTATGCGCTCGCCATGAGCTTCAGCGGCCATCTGGCGTTGCGCGCCGCGGTGACCGACAAGCGGATCCGCGGCGTGGTGACCACCGGCGCGCCGGTGCGCGGGTTCTTCACCGATCCGCAGTGGCAGGCGAAGGTGCCCGGCATCACCGTGGACACCCTCGCCGAGCTGACCGGGGTCAAGCCGGCGGAGGTGTTCGACCACATCCGCGGCTGGGCGCTGACCGACGAGGAGTTGGGGGCGCTGCGGATCCCGGTCGCGTACGCGGCGAGCAAGCGCGACGAGATCATTCCGCAGAGCGACGTGAAGCTGTTGCGCCGCAAGCTTCGCAAGCTGCGTGTGGTGCAGCACGACGACGTGCACGGCTCGCCGGCGCATGTGGCCGAGGTGCGGCAGTGGACGGTGTGGTCGATCATGCGGATGCGCAAGGCGGGCTGGGTGAAGCTCGCGATCATCGGGTATCCGCTGCTGGCCGCGCGGCTGAAGGGTGGTCGGCGCGGCGCTGGGAAGTGA
- a CDS encoding 2-oxo acid dehydrogenase subunit E2, translating into MREPDVARERRHTLYFLREVEQHAPVFLDTEVDMTRVRELRSAARAEGTEYSTVSFILLATARALAKHPAANAGARGGRRLKVLRFEEISGKLTLDKTVNGQRVVLSAVLPGLGTATLDEVQRKVDRYRVGDGDVLPEFANARALHSLPRPIAAALYRRAVRPLAKRAAVTGTFSVTSLGHRPVDGFHSSGGTTVTVGVGRTLDRPVARDGEVVVAPVMRLNLTFDHRVIDGAEAADLLADLKEELEQFPAPTVVPAPETAVAQTAVAEAAVAEAAVAESRTEAAAR; encoded by the coding sequence ATGAGAGAGCCGGACGTCGCCCGGGAACGGCGGCACACTCTGTACTTCCTGCGCGAGGTCGAACAGCACGCGCCGGTGTTCCTGGACACCGAGGTCGACATGACCCGGGTCAGGGAGCTGCGGTCGGCGGCCCGGGCCGAGGGCACCGAGTACTCCACGGTGTCCTTCATCCTGCTGGCCACCGCGCGCGCCCTGGCCAAGCACCCCGCGGCGAACGCGGGGGCGCGCGGCGGCCGCCGGCTCAAGGTGCTGCGATTCGAGGAGATCAGCGGGAAGCTGACGCTGGACAAGACGGTCAACGGCCAGCGCGTCGTGCTCTCCGCGGTGCTTCCGGGGCTGGGCACGGCGACGTTGGACGAGGTGCAGCGCAAGGTCGACCGGTACCGGGTCGGCGACGGCGACGTGCTTCCGGAGTTCGCCAACGCCCGGGCGCTGCACTCCCTGCCCCGGCCGATCGCCGCGGCGCTGTACCGGCGCGCGGTGCGGCCGCTGGCCAAGCGGGCGGCGGTGACCGGGACGTTCTCCGTCACGTCGCTGGGACACCGGCCGGTGGACGGCTTCCACTCCAGCGGGGGCACGACCGTCACCGTGGGGGTCGGGCGGACTTTGGACCGGCCGGTGGCGCGGGACGGGGAGGTCGTCGTCGCGCCGGTGATGCGGCTGAACCTGACCTTCGACCACCGGGTGATCGACGGTGCGGAGGCCGCTGATCTGCTGGCGGATCTGAAGGAGGAGTTGGAGCAGTTCCCGGCGCCGACGGTGGTGCCCGCGCCGGAAACGGCTGTGGCGCAGACGGCTGTGGCGGAAGCGGCTGTGGCGGAAGCGGCTGTGGCGGAGTCCCGGACTGAGGCGGCGGCCCGATGA
- a CDS encoding acyl carrier protein, which yields MNDVNDLIALLRDELGLPVAAEDAQRRLDQVPGWDSVHVLWLITVLERGAGHQVSLPDLLEANSIQEIYDLAVA from the coding sequence GTGAACGACGTCAACGACCTGATCGCCCTGCTCCGGGACGAGCTCGGCCTGCCGGTGGCCGCCGAGGACGCGCAGCGGCGGCTGGACCAGGTCCCGGGCTGGGACTCGGTGCACGTCCTGTGGCTCATCACGGTTCTGGAGCGCGGCGCGGGCCACCAGGTCTCGCTCCCGGACCTGCTGGAGGCGAACAGCATCCAGGAAATCTACGATCTGGCGGTGGCCTGA
- a CDS encoding HAD-IIIC family phosphatase has translation MNAAGRLAAEYPAVRPLVAALTGQDLLTAGRLLARVDPADVLREHPGTPAVSVAITGHGTLSMLVAPLTARLAGHGVLLRPTLGNYDGYVFELSDPAPDGLGAATADLALCVLDPMVVFDEVPVPWRPQDVEKVLAEKAALIEGLAARFTAAARGTLVLNTLPLPRRFTAQLIDHRSRARLGAVWHEANARLLQLGAEHAGVVAIDLDPLLAEGVPAYEPRVGVYARAHLSPDLLAAYAHEVSHLALNRVGRTKKVLALDLDNTLWGGILGDDGVEGIEVAGTLRGEAFKAVQQAAKQLGSQGVLLAAVSKNDTATVSRALSEHPEMTLREEDFVRVTANWEPKHENLARLAEALNLSVDGIVFADDSAFECGLVRRELPGVAVIHLDGDPAEHVGRLLADGWFDVPELTAEDRTRTGKYRDELVRSDFRHSFASIEDYLRELDVSVRLSTAGEADLARVSQLTLRTNQFNLTTRRMQPAELRALAADPQALVLAIRSADRFGDNGLVGALLARREPDGLHIDNFVLSCRVFSRGIEQACLATVLQHARDTGAGAVVGTYRPTAKNGIVADLFPRFGFHGTGPDGADGADEADEADAAAEAEAEAEGTDDTAGTSTYRHDLVAALSAPAHIRLSVDLERHPA, from the coding sequence CTGAACGCCGCAGGCCGGCTGGCGGCGGAGTATCCGGCCGTGCGGCCGCTGGTCGCCGCGCTGACCGGCCAGGACCTGCTGACCGCCGGCCGGCTGCTGGCACGGGTGGATCCGGCGGACGTGCTGCGCGAGCATCCGGGCACGCCCGCGGTCTCGGTCGCGATCACCGGGCACGGGACCCTGTCCATGCTCGTCGCGCCGTTGACGGCACGGCTCGCCGGGCACGGCGTGCTCCTGCGTCCGACCCTCGGGAACTACGACGGCTACGTCTTCGAACTCTCCGATCCGGCACCGGACGGTCTCGGCGCCGCGACGGCGGATCTGGCGCTGTGCGTGCTGGACCCGATGGTCGTGTTCGACGAGGTGCCGGTGCCCTGGCGGCCGCAGGACGTGGAGAAGGTGCTGGCCGAGAAGGCGGCCCTCATCGAGGGCCTGGCCGCCCGGTTCACCGCCGCGGCCCGCGGGACGCTGGTTCTCAATACCCTGCCGCTCCCCCGCCGCTTCACGGCACAGCTCATCGACCACCGGTCGCGCGCCCGGCTCGGCGCCGTCTGGCACGAGGCGAACGCCCGGCTGCTGCAGCTCGGGGCCGAGCACGCCGGGGTGGTGGCGATCGACCTCGATCCGCTGCTGGCCGAGGGGGTGCCCGCCTACGAGCCGCGGGTCGGCGTCTACGCCCGGGCGCACCTGTCACCGGACCTGCTGGCCGCCTACGCGCACGAGGTCTCGCACCTGGCGCTGAACCGCGTCGGGCGTACGAAGAAGGTCCTGGCGCTGGATCTGGACAACACGCTGTGGGGCGGGATCCTCGGCGACGACGGCGTGGAGGGGATCGAGGTCGCCGGGACGCTGCGCGGCGAGGCGTTCAAAGCCGTGCAGCAGGCGGCCAAGCAGCTGGGGTCGCAGGGCGTTCTGCTCGCCGCGGTCAGCAAGAACGACACCGCGACCGTGTCCCGCGCGCTCAGTGAGCACCCTGAGATGACGCTGCGCGAGGAGGACTTCGTCCGGGTCACCGCGAACTGGGAGCCCAAGCACGAGAACCTGGCCCGGCTCGCCGAGGCGCTCAATCTCAGCGTGGACGGCATCGTGTTCGCCGACGACAGCGCCTTCGAGTGCGGCCTTGTTCGGCGCGAGCTGCCGGGCGTGGCCGTGATCCACCTCGACGGGGACCCCGCCGAGCATGTCGGGCGGCTGCTCGCCGACGGCTGGTTCGACGTGCCCGAGCTGACCGCCGAGGACCGGACGCGCACCGGCAAGTATCGGGACGAGCTCGTCCGCAGCGACTTCCGGCACTCGTTCGCCTCGATCGAGGACTACCTCCGGGAGTTGGACGTCTCGGTGCGGCTGAGCACGGCCGGCGAGGCGGACCTGGCCCGCGTCTCGCAGCTGACGCTGCGCACGAACCAGTTCAACCTGACGACCCGCCGGATGCAGCCGGCCGAGCTGCGGGCCCTGGCCGCCGATCCGCAAGCTCTGGTCCTGGCCATCCGGTCCGCGGACCGGTTCGGCGACAACGGTCTGGTCGGCGCGCTGCTCGCCCGCCGGGAGCCGGACGGGCTGCACATCGACAACTTCGTGCTCAGCTGCCGGGTCTTCTCCCGCGGTATCGAGCAGGCGTGCCTGGCCACGGTCCTGCAGCACGCCCGGGACACCGGCGCGGGCGCGGTCGTGGGCACCTACCGGCCGACCGCCAAGAACGGCATCGTCGCGGATCTGTTCCCCCGGTTCGGCTTCCACGGCACCGGTCCGGACGGCGCCGACGGCGCCGACGAGGCCGACGAGGCCGACGCCGCCGCCGAGGCCGAGGCCGAGGCCGAAGGCACCGACGACACCGCCGGCACCTCGACCTACCGCCACGATCTCGTGGCCGCGCTCTCGGCGCCCGCTCACATCCGGCTGTCCGTGGACTTGGAAAGGCATCCCGCGTGA